The Corvus hawaiiensis isolate bCorHaw1 chromosome 7, bCorHaw1.pri.cur, whole genome shotgun sequence genome contains a region encoding:
- the KCNJ3 gene encoding G protein-activated inward rectifier potassium channel 1: MSALRRKLGDEYQVVSTSASGGGLPPPRSAPRGKRQRFVDKNGRCNVQHGNLGGETSRYLSDLFTTLVDLKWRWNLFIFILTYTVAWLFMASMWWVIAYMRGDLNKAHDDSYTPCVANVYNFPSAFLFFIETEATIGYGYRYITDKCPEGIILFLFQSILGSIVDAFLIGCMFIKMSQPKKRAETLMFSEHAAISMRDGKLTLMFRVGNLRNSHMVSAQIRCKLLKSRQTPEGEFLPLDQLELDVGFSTGADQLFLVSPLTICHVIDSKSPFYDLSQRSIHTEQFEIVVILEGIVETTGMTCQARTSYTEDEVLWGHRFFPVISLEEGFFKVDYSQFHATFEVPTPPYSVKEQEEMLLMSSPLIPPAVSNSKERNNSVECLDGLDEVGTKLPSKLQKITGRDDFPKKLLRMSSTTSEKAYSMGDLPMKLQRISSVPGNSEEKLGSKTTKMMSDPMSQSVAELPPKLQKLSGGGGRMEGNLPPKLRKMNSDRFT, encoded by the exons ATGTCGGCGCTGCGGCGCAAGCTGGGCGATGAGTACCAGGTGGTGAGCACCTCGGCCAGCGGCGGAGGCCTCCCGCCCCCGCGCAGCGCCCCGCGCGGGAAGCGCCAGCGCTTCGTGGACAAGAACGGCCGCTGCAACGTCCAGCACGGCAACCTGGGCGGCGAGACCAGCCGCTACCTGTCCGACCTCTTCACCACCCTGGTGGACCTCAAGTGGCGCTGGAACCTGTTCATCTTCATCCTCACCTACACCGTGGCCTGGCTCTTCATGGCCTCCATGTGGTGGGTGATCGCCTACATGCGCGGGGACCTCAACAAGGCGCACGACGACAGCTACACCCCGTGCGTGGCCAACGTGTACAACTTCCCGTCCgccttcctcttcttcatcgAGACCGAGGCCACCATCGGCTACGGCTACCGCTACATCACCGACAAGTGCCCCGAGGGCatcatcctcttcctcttccagtCCATCCTGGGCTCCATCGTGGACGCCTTCCTGATCGGCTGCATGTTCATCAAGATGTCGCAGCCCAAGAAGAGGGCCGAGACGCTGATGTTCAGCGAGCACGCCGCCATCTCCATGCGCGACGGGAAGCTCACGCTCATGTTCCGCGTGGGCAACCTCCGCAACAGCCACATGGTCTCGGCGCAGATCCGCTGCAAGCTGCTCAAG TCCCGGCAGACTCCGGAGGGGGAATTCCTGCCCCTGgatcagctggagctggacgTGGGGTTCAGCACCGGGGCGGACCAGCTGTTCCTGGTGTCCCCCCTGACCATCTGCCACGTCATCGACTCCAAGAGCCCCTTCTACGACCTCTCCCAGCGGAGCATCCACACGGAGCAGTTCGAGATCGTTGTCATCCTGGAGGGAATCGTCGAGACCACGG GGATGACATGCCAAGCCAGGACATCCTACACGGAGGACGAGGTGCTCTGGGGCCATCGCTTCTTCCCGGTGATCTCCTTGGAAGAAGGGTTCTTCAAGGTGGATTATTCCCAGTTCCACGCCACGTTCGAGGTGCCCACCCCACCCTACAGCgtgaaggagcaggaggagatgcTCCTCATGTCCTCACCCCTGATCCCGCCCGCCGTCAGCAACAGCAAGGAGAGGAACAACTCCGTGGAGTGCCTGGATGGGCTCGACGAGGTGGGCACAAAGCTGCCctcaaaactgcagaaaatcaCCGGGAGGGACGACTTCCCAAAAAAACTGCTCAGGATGAGCTCCACCACCTCGGAGAAGGCCTACAGCATGGGCGATTTGCCCATGAAACTCCAGCGCATCAGCTCGGTGCCCGGCAACTCCGAGGAGAAGCTGGGCTCTAAGACCACGAAGATGATGTCGGATCCCATGAGCCAGTCGGTGGCTGAGCTGCCCCCCAAGCTGCAGAAGCTctcggggggcggcgggaggaTGGAGGGGAACCTCCCCCCCAAACTGCGCAAAATGAATTCCGACCGCTTCACATAA